One Deltaproteobacteria bacterium DNA segment encodes these proteins:
- a CDS encoding cobalamin-dependent protein (Presence of a B(12) (cobalamin)-binding domain implies dependence on cobalamin itself, in one of its several forms, or in some unusual lineages, dependence on a cobalamin-like analog.) — translation MAKKNIKVLLAKLGLDVHSRGVFIVAKQLRDAGMEVIYIGNSSPDQIIRAAIQ, via the coding sequence ATGGCTAAAAAAAATATAAAAGTGCTGCTTGCAAAGCTAGGTCTTGATGTACATTCAAGGGGAGTATTTATTGTTGCTAAGCAGCTAAGAGATGCCGGAATGGAAGTAATATACATAGGAAACTCAAGCCCGGACCAGATAATAAGAGCAGCTATACAG